Proteins found in one Plasmodium malariae genome assembly, chromosome: 13 genomic segment:
- the PmUG01_13013700 gene encoding transporter, putative: MNIQSASTDEESHSCYIKLKDETYKAFTKVNVLLFCYCCFIICTWYINMVCLYPLKLDDYYFILHFLLQGIGSVLIGLLSDLYGRKRCLNISFAILFVIFILNFVTVKPSLFLFYHNSKSLNSILQRGYYNDQIKYNDKTFLNNYLGDHNFIMNNGVQLGISSKYMKRAKEGGTNERNACRVISSKRNEQNERSKLDKQNELDEKYSSSKHSNTNNSRNEESDKSHISKDNKTEIVYPVKVTNRRSFNSAVNIKTSESNKLKKYHLSVGSNRSLIDNLNAQSSIHKGVLVDSIRSKGHHIVASSAKTKRNTSYSKKGSSNYLSFIHNNPSYYNVFYNSSNTNKSLSEDIYSNHKIHDSKDFMKDDNKHDDILNTTNDQYEEEKKRKNNVIFRNIYNKLVRHITNHLNENFKNKLFNKKYYQRLIGTCIRNNLNNNFSNNYDSLFDINQYMHIMKKKNNFYKNMNKKNVNTLNSSLANTINNNFCNNIEKVCTRKMISIYHEREKMNRESQAVVYFDYSPRMEDNLPQYNIPFEILNDDKDTYEDSSSQFWKTIYCFLTCAGGFFTKGVSNILCIIITENIKTSYKSKAVCLIFIIEKCLFILTRLLFLLNHLCNFYLLYKVNVLFCALLTLMMILILNMFFDGFNMSMLRQQKDNLEKLYSKYYSTHGGAYNGVYGSKYNSAYYSASASNSCSANERMECKKNLINRERTSTEKKMAQMGIIDVMDGMNRIGKEQNTLNNLFNCKNTNQPFDKHRNGGACVPFDIINFYETSKKFPECTEALIKNERQEGNRMMGGIHINADHEVDRNKNVHPNSSLNKPIYSTNMVSNNQSTNNSSTYSSNSFAIFELHCNTDMEMIKGKYCIKYDDILKGTFNFEEKEEICLLFKLHRNEEFLKYKENLQKNKKFYVYLQWISYTLKAHRYLISAFCLLYYLFNFLYISFFIIYNIFIYDVKGAIHFYSFNNSFLILNSVILIFYFLLYYQFNNIVLKMLYIFGLLVITFFSFAYLIFINAISSYGMLPWDKAYIVYTMVFYLFLLIPNISLFTFFINCTHTICKGFLLGLFVLFGNLGFITYAIIKFFIISKYLTLFNLIFSCIICILSSVIIILFIPHFSLSIDYHVIDASYFHHFLFYMYTRQTIPPHFANMPLACEAYGS; this comes from the coding sequence atgaatatacaaTCGGCAAGTACCGACGAGGAATCGCACTCTtgttacataaaattaaaagatgaAACATATAAAGCATTCACAAAGGTTAATGTTTTACTGTTTTGTTAttgttgttttattatatgtacatggtACATAAATATGGTATGTCTATATCCATTAAAACTGgatgattattattttattttacatttccTGTTACAAGGAATTGGTAGTGTACTTATTGGTTTGTTATCAGACTTATATGGAAGAAAAAGATgcttaaatatttcttttgctattttatttgtcatatttattttaaattttgttacTGTTAAGCCATCtctctttttgttttatcatAACTCCAAATCTTTGAACTCCATATTACAAAGAGGTTATTATAATGATCAGATAAAATACAATGATAAAACGTTTTTGAACAATTACCTGGGGgatcataattttataatgaataatGGAGTACAGCTGGGCATATCAAGCAAGTACATGAAGAGGGCCAAAGAGGGGGGAACAAACGAAAGAAATGCATGTAGGGTGATAAGCAGCAAACGAAATGAGCAAAACGAGAGAAGCAAACTTGACAAGCAAAACGAACTAgatgaaaaatattcctCTTCTAAACATTCTAATACGAATAACAGTAGAAACGAAGAATCAGACAAAAGTCATATAAGTAAAGACAACAAGACAGAAATAGTTTACCCAGTAAAAGTAACAAATAGACGTAGTTTCAATAGCGcagttaatataaaaacaagtgagagcaataaattaaaaaaatatcactTATCAGTAGGAAGTAATCGTTCCTTAATTGATAATCTTAATGCTCAGAGTAGCATACATAAGGGGGTATTAGTGGACAGTATAAGGAGCAAAGGTCATCATATAGTAGCTAGTAGTGCTAAAACTAAGAGAAATACTTCATATTCGAAAAAAGGAAGTAGTAATTATTTGTCGTTTATTCACAATAACCCATCTTACTACAACGTTTTTTATAACAGTAGTAATACAAACAAATCCTTGTCTGAAGACATATATTCAAATCATAAAATACATGATAGTAAAGATTTCATGAAAGACGATAATAAACATgatgatatattaaacacCACGAATGATCAatatgaagaagaaaaaaaaaggaaaaataatgtaattttcagaaatatatacaacaaaCTAGTAAGACATATTACTAAccatttaaatgaaaattttaaaaataaattgtttaataaaaaatattatcaacGATTAATTGGTACATGTATAAGGAATAACctcaataataatttttccaaTAATTATGATTCCCTATTTGATATCAAtcaatatatgcatataatgaaaaaaaaaaataatttttataaaaatatgaacaaaaaaaatgtaaatacttTGAACAGTTCATTAGCTAATACaattaacaataatttttgtaataatatagaaaaagtaTGCACTCGTAAAATGATTTCTATTTATCACGAGagggaaaaaatgaacagaGAAAGTCAGGCAGTCGTATATTTTGACTATTCCCCCAGAATGGAGGATAATCTTCCGCAGTACAATATTCCCTTcgaaatattaaatgatgATAAGGACACTTATGAAGACAGCTCTTCACAATTTTGGAAAACAATATATTGTTTCTTAACTTGTGCAGGAGGATTCTTCACCAAAGGGGTAAGTAATATATTGTGCATTATAATaacagaaaatattaaaactaGCTACAAATCTAAAGCAGTttgcttaatttttattattgaaaaGTGCTTATTCATTTTGACTCGCTTACTCTTTCTTTTAAATCATCTatgcaatttttatttattatataaagtgAATGTGCTCTTTTGCGCTCTTCTTACCTTAATGATGATACTTATTTTGAATATGTTCTTTGATGGTTTTAACATGAGCATGCTAAGGCAGCAAAAGGACAATCTTGAAAAGTTGTATAGCAAATATTACAGTACTCATGGCGGTGCATATAACGGTGTTTATGGCAGTAAATATAACAGTGCATATTACAGCGCTTCAGCGAGTAATTCGTGCAGTGCCAACGAACGCATGGagtgcaaaaaaaatttaattaacaGGGAAAGGACAAGTACGGAGAAGAAAATGGCTCAAATGGGCATAATAGATGTAATGGACGGAATGAACCGAATTGGAAAGGAACAAAATACACTTAATAACCTctttaattgtaaaaatacaaatcAACCTTTTGATAAACATAGGAATGGGGGAGCCTGTGTACCTTTTgacataattaatttttatgaaacaAGCAAAAAATTTCCTGAATGTACGGAAgctttaataaaaaacgaAAGACAAGAAGGAAACCGAATGATGGGGGGAATACACATAAATGCAGACCACGAAGTagatagaaataaaaatgtccATCCTAACAGTTCATTAAATAAACCAATTTACAGCACCAACATGGTAAGTAATAACCAAAGCACAAACAATTCCAGTACATATTCTTCAAATAGTTTTGCAATATTTGAACTACATTGCAATACAGATATGGAAATgattaaaggaaaatattgCATAAAGTATgatgatattttaaaaggtaCTTTCAATTTTGAAGAAAAAGAGGAAATATGTTTACTTTTTAAGCTCCACAGAAAtgaagaatttttaaaatataaagaaaatttacaaaaaaataaaaaattttatgtgtACTTACAATGGATATCATACACATTAAAAGCACATAGGTACCTTATATCTGCATTCTGTTTgttatattatctttttaattttttatatattagcttttttataatttataatatatttatatatgatgtaAAAGGAgcaatacatttttattcatttaataattcctttttaatCTTAAATTcagttattttaattttttattttttactttattatcaATTCAATAATATAGtgttaaaaatgttatatatttttgggCTTTTagttattacatttttttcatttgcatatctcatatttataaatgcaATATCGTCCTATGGCATGTTACCATGGGATAAGGCATATATTGTTTATACCATggtgttttatttatttcttcttataCCCAATATTTcgttatttacattttttattaatt
- the SRP14 gene encoding signal recognition particle subunit SRP14, putative, whose amino-acid sequence MVLLSNSLFIEEFRKLCAQDKEEGKTSIWLTMKKGNNIKLMLIFKRSDIKICATKKGPTEKIKKKNNKENMKTNKKYICLIRATDGKKEKISTHVYDNVLNFSQELNNIIKG is encoded by the exons atggtTTTACTAAGCAATAGCTTATTTATTGAAGAGTTCAGAAAGCTATGTGCGCAGGACAAAGAGGAGGGGAAAACTTCCATTTGGCTAACCATGAAAAAaggtaataatataaagttaaTGCTAATAT TCAAACGAAGcgatataaaaatttgtgCTACAAAAAAAGGGCCAACagaaaaaatcaaaaaaaaaaataacaaagagAACATGAAAAcgaataagaaatatatttgtttgatTAGAGCAACTGatgggaaaaaagaaaaaatatccACACATGTGTACGATAACGTACTTAACTTTTCTCAAGAATTAAACAACATCATAAAAGGTTAA
- the PmUG01_13013400 gene encoding conserved Plasmodium protein, unknown function: protein MNIEYVEGKDADELIKKIDNNYKECNKYDAYIEEEKEEEEEEEELDVIFQINEKNKTQKNHKATITKSSQNNNINKKETNLGIDNIKNIILKKKLAHNDKNKRCGNFQKGNNRNMFINLSVRKKRIVESSDESDENETSITKKVDYVKKRKNQRK from the exons atgaacatCGAGTATGTAGAGGGAAAGGATGCCGATGAACTTATCAAGAAAATTGATAATAATTACAAGGAATGTAATAAGTATGATGCATACATTGAGGAAGAAAAggaggaagaagaagaggaagaagaacTTGACGTCATTTTTCagataaatgaaaaaaataaaacacaaaAGAACCATAAAGCTACTATTACAAAAAGTagtcaaaataataatattaataagaaagAAACTAATCTAGGAATAGACAACattaagaatattattttaaaaaaaaaattagctcataatgataaaaataaaagatgtggaaattttcaaaaaggaaataacAGGAATATGTTCATTAATCTAAGT gTTAGGAAGAAAAGGATAGTAGAAAGCAGCGACGAATCCGATGAAAATGAAACAtcaataacaaaaaaagttGACTAtgtaaagaaaagaaagaaccAAAGAAAGTGA
- the PmUG01_13013600 gene encoding conserved Plasmodium protein, unknown function, with protein sequence MEKKNEIALNKSTALNDNNKTNVHKYRKEKSLFIRKEIFDHAIIYTTNKLDENLLLIYLKNFYEHFKNAKVNNNNKEENLNEEIYINLDNWLAYNDLIKNQDNQLFSIFSTNICKSLWILLSITLQSVRKKNNLNQQKTIFNTPLEELCVHKYGKEVEECPKSESETADYENDKGGGDGDGNNNCNSCNDEYRARGKKDNEEEEGMSNRPYSNMGNREKGKYACEKNKKKKKSAHFNVWSSEWLNENICIELVIFFIILQFLKIDYIRKKYDKSLSEDCWPHFMDSPRAVNNCTNGSFSKLNNSMCKSNLSDFFNFCGKNYKHFLKTYLIAFLASTDITNSSTLTDVPLYFKNYNFLFLDFIVDTNDSTNVHERFLLNNEHKILYKTKDILTWLLDNLCVGDYTSEKVNSHIPCVGKNTSGSSSNGNSDSSWNSISYSTNSSNCYKGNGLRSAYSPACYENDNMPNYGIEKINNDIYEIKNLHGNTLYINNDKSIVNIINCEECNIFIMSTVEYLKINFCVDCYIISLSVEMITTLFNSNNLDVHIVTRSLKIENVVDTNIYVYTETNIIIFGDTRNIQLAPYNILNKKQKICLQKAKINFNEKKCELFAFPLKCKMFLSHSVNLGISMKTTNCPFSLGRNHNDINGVSNGVDSNIRSGSSREKHHRDDDDDDNIYCSNSGNGSCERRNSSRGERKTNEINKSFDCSSLSSSFTDYVYYLLNPAKFFLIEFSGSNFLRGGSITDNDSEGIDTMRNDNTRNDNILDDNTSNDNILDDNTSNDNILDDNTRNDNILDDNTRNDNTRNDNTSVDNNHNSKYRGDKIDGNENYKNLKCNMSDYVNKKEDDKYTCLYLPEVYKNAIENQDEHILSFLNFMSSINLTKLQKQKITKILTFKLYEYVNKSKKTFRVLSDIIARDHYNNVTVHYNDEN encoded by the coding sequence atggaaaagaaaaatgaaattgcCCTAAATAAAAGTACTGCATTAAACGATAATAACAAGACAAATGTGCACAAGTatagaaaggaaaaaagtttatttataagaaaagaaatttttgaTCATGCTATTATATACACAACAAACAAATTAGATGAGaacttattattaatttatttaaagaatttttatgaacattttaaaaatgcaaaagtaaataataataacaaggaagaaaatttaaatgaagagatatatattaatcttGATAATTGGTTAGCATATaatgatttaataaaaaatcaagACAATCAATTATTTAGCATCTTTAGTACTAATATATGCAAATCTTTGTGGATACTATTGAGTATAACCCTACAGAGtgtgagaaaaaaaaataatttaaatcaGCAGAAGACCATATTTAACACTCCTTTAGAAGAATTGTGTGTGCACAAGTATGGTAAGGAAGTAGAGGAGTGTCCAAAGAGTGAAAGCGAAACTGCAGATTATGAGAATGACAAGGGCGGTGGTGATGGGGATGGTAACAATAACTGCAATAGTTGCAATGACGAATATCGAGCGAGGGGCAAAAAGGATAACGAGGAGGAAGAAGGAATGAGTAACCGACCTTATAGTAACATGGGGAATAgggaaaagggaaaatatgCTTGCGAGAAgaataagaagaaaaaaaaaagtgcacATTTTAATGTATGGAGTAGTGAGTggttaaatgaaaatatatgtatagagttagttatattttttattattttacaatttcttaaaatagattatataagaaaaaaatatgataaaagtTTAAGTGAAGATTGTTGGCCTCATTTTATGGACTCACCAAGAGCGGTTAATAATTGTACTAATGGcagtttttcaaaattaaacAATTCTATGTGTAAATCCAATTTATCtgattttttcaatttttgtggaaaaaattataagcaTTTTTTGAAGACTTACCTGATTGCATTTTTAGCTAGTACTGATATTACAAATAGTAGTACATTAACCGATGTACCACtttattttaagaattaCAATTTTCTGTTTTTGGACTTTATCGTAGATACAAATGATAGTACAAATGTACATGAAAggtttttattaaataatgaacacaaaattttgtataagACCAAGGATATATTGACGTGGCTTCTAGATAATTTGTGCGTGGGTGACTATACCAGTGAGAAGGTTAATTCACACATTCCATGTGTCGGAAAGAACACTAGTGGAAGCAGTAGTAATGGAAACAGTGATAGTAGTTGGAACAGTATCAGCTATAGTACCAACAGTAGTAACTGCTACAAGGGAAATGGTTTACGTAGTGCTTACTCCCCGGCGTGCTATGAAAATGATAACATGCCAAATTACggaattgaaaaaataaacaacgatatatatgaaataaaaaatttgcatggaaatacattatatataaataatgataaaagtattgttaatataattaactgTGAAGagtgtaatatatttattatgtctACAGTggaatatttgaaaataaatttttgtgttgattgttatattatttccttATCAGTTGAAATGATTACTACTTTATTTAATTCCAATAATTTAGACGTCCATATAGTAACTAGAAGTCTAAAAATAGAGAATGTCGTtgatacaaatatatatgtctaTACTGAgacaaatataattatatttggTGATACAAGAAATATTCAATTAGCTCCATATAACATTTTGaataagaaacaaaaaatatgtttgcaaaaagcaaaaataaattttaatgaaaaaaaatgtgaactCTTTGCATTTCCACTGAAATGTAAGATGTTCTTATCGCACTCTGTGAACTTAGGTATTTCAATGAAGACAACTAATTGCCCATTCTCTTTAGGCCGGAATcataatgatattaatgGTGTAAGCAATGGTGTGGACAGCAATATTAGAAGTGGTAGTAGCAGAGAGAAGCACCACAGAGacgatgatgatgatgataatatatattgtagtAACAGTGGAAATGGAAGTTGCGAAAGAAGGAATAGCTCAAGGGGGGAAAGAAAAACGaacgaaataaataaatcctTTGATTGCTCAAGTCTGTCCAGTTCATTCACGgattatgtttattatttactaaaCCCAGCGAAATTTTTCCTAATAGAATTTTCCGGGTCTAATTTTTTGCGCGGGGGCAGTATCACAGATAATGATAGCGAAGGTATTGATACCATGCGCAATGATAACACACGGAATGATAACATACTCGATGATAACACAAGCAATGATAACATACTCGATGATAACACAAGCAATGATAACATACTCGATGATAACACACGCAATGATAACATACTCGATGATAACACACGCAATGATAACACACGCAATGATAACACAAGTGTAGACAACAACCACAATAGTAAATATCGTGGGGATAAAATCGATGGAAATGAAAACTACaagaatttaaaatgtaaCATGAGTGactatgtaaataaaaaagaggatgacaaatatacatgtttatatCTACCGGAGgtttataaaaatgcaaTTGAAAATCAAGATGAGCATATACTTAGTTTTCTGAATTTTATGAGTAGTATAAACTTGACCAAATTAcaaaaacagaaaataaccaaaatattaacttttaaattatatgaatatgtaaaCAAGTCCAAAAAGACGTTCAGAGTACTAAGTGATATAATCGCTAGAgatcattataataatgtaacgGTTCATTATAATGATGAGAATTAA
- the ORC1 gene encoding origin recognition complex subunit 1, putative → MTPKKKFHSFHMNDNEILSPTKKGIKLDVSKLNILNFPIISKNEEKKRIDKNNISDYNKIRKSTQDFYVEVQEPNDNTKITTNSDSSSSSSSSTNTSTVIKKKKKKEKYNFDESSSSVYTSSFCSSSSSAFSSDSLQSNLLKSYSNTSNKGETKLITENSDNRIYDNMRRSPRILNANQYNRTVKNDNKDKNAQLVTEKKKMYPKRNKDHNNNHNNDKRISASTIKDKKNNNNTTNNVKISKNEEKKASIRSRSSVLAKRKSDSLFKGSEEHQPNGKRTKMGTNHISDTNNYDRNNNNSNNNRSGPNKQVTTEKTNRNSNESRGKNKEFSEEEVTKLISRYSITVVEENSCEYQDGIIYESIVINKVQYSICDDVMIFCANKDEKKKNTKSYILKKGKISGFYKNLTSKNLQVEICLYYDMYDDIYIKELEKIQKSRRSKGYFEEFLDEKTRDIYLLGNVEFKIVDANLIFKKVHVYNEKNFFEKALLSNQGKDKFLCTHYLKEREDKLCEIQNEDHWDNLVLGSSDLYYYFSNNKKSSTKNKSLKLIIDKLKINEMFELGENKKGGTPKKSSTTTHAKTKYYESKIDSKAKTTTHTNGKKKDLTADFKNLIKQDQENYYINLLSNIKDPTDKAIRMMQLDVVPKYLPCREKEIKEVHEFLESGIKQEGSNQILYISGMPGTGKTATVYSVIQLLQNKSKQKYLPPFNVFEINGMNVVHPNAAYQVFYKQLFNKKPPNALNSFKIIDRLFNRNQKDNRNVSILIIDEIDYLITKTQKVLFTLFDWPTKVNSKLVLIAISNTMDLPERLIPRCRSRLAFGRLVFSPYKGDEIEKIIKERLENCKEIIDHTAIQLCARKVANVSGDIRKALQICRKAFENKRGQKIVPRDITEATNQLFDSPLTHAINYLPWAFKTFLTCIIIELRMLNEFIIPYKKVVNRYKVMIETSGKYIGMCSDNELFKIMLDKLVKMGILLIRPYIPLENLNKNKSKESLLGFNESSKKTAENKSSKTQVNAEIDKESGDMGLELNVETQLIITALMKDSECSKKLNFY, encoded by the coding sequence atgactccaaaaaaaaaatttcatagcTTTCATATGAATGATAATGAAATTTTGAGTCCTACTAAAAAAGGCATAAAGTTAGATGTAagcaaattaaatattttgaattttccaataatttcaaaaaacgaagagaaaaaaagaatagataaaaataatatatctgattataataaaataagaaaaagtacACAAGACTTTTACGTCGAAGTACAAGAACCCAATGACAATACTAAAATTACAACTAACAGTGATAGTTctagcagtagtagtagtagtactAATACTAGCacagttataaaaaaaaaaaaaaaaaaagaaaaatataattttgacGAATCGTCTTCCTCTGTATATACCTCCTCCTTCTGCTCTTCCTCCTCTTCTGCTTTTTCTTCCGATTCTTTGCAAAGCAATTTATTGAAAAGTTACAGTAATACATCAAACAAGGGAGAGACAAAATTGATAACAGAAAATAGTGATAATAGAATATACGATAATATGAGGAGATCTCCAAGAATACTAAACGCAAATCAATATAATAGAACAGTAAAGAATGACAATAAGGATAAGAATGCACAATTggtaacagaaaaaaaaaaaatgtacccAAAAAGAAACAAAGACCATAACAACAACCATAATAACGATAAACGTATTTCAGCTAGCACaataaaggataaaaaaaataataataacactacaaacaatgtaaaaatttcaaaaaatgaagaaaagaaagCATCTATCAGGTCTCGCTCGAGTGTATTAGCAAAGCGAAAAAGTGATAGTCTTTTCAAAGGATCAGAGGAACATCAACCCAACGGGAAAAGGACAAAAATGGGCACCAATCATATCAGTGATACTAACAATTATGAtagaaacaataataatagtaataataacaggaGTGGTCCAAATAAACAAGTAACAACCGAAAAGACGAACAGAAATTCAAATGAAAGCAGAGGAAAAAACAAGGAATTTTCGGAAGAAGAAGTAACAAAATTGATTAGTCGCTATTCCATTACAGTGGTAGAAGAAAACAGCTGTGAGTATCAAGACGGcataatatatgaaagtaTAGTCATAAATAAGGTGCAGTATTCAATATGTGATGATGTTATGATATTTTGTGCAAACAAAGatgagaagaaaaaaaatacaaaaagctacatattgaaaaaagggaaaatttcaggtttttataaaaatctcACAAGTAAAAACCTGCAAGTCGAAATATGCCTATACTACGATATGTatgatgatatatatataaaagaattggaaaaaatacaaaaatcaAGAAGGAGTAAAGGATATTTTGAAGAATTTCTAGATGAGAAAACAAGGGATATTTACCTATTAGGAAATGTAGAATTTAAAATAGTAGATgcaaatttaatttttaaaaaggtacatgtatataatgaaaaaaacttttttgaaaaagcACTTTTATCAAATCAAGGGAAAGACAAGTTTTTGTGTACccattatttaaaagaacgAGAAGATAAGTTATGTGAGATACAAAATGAAGATCATTGGGATAATTTAGTACTTGGGTCGAGTGATTTATATTACTActtttcaaataataaaaaaagtagtactaaaaataaatcgcTTAAACTTATAATAGAcaagttaaaaattaatgaaatgtTTGAATTaggtgaaaataaaaaaggaggtACACCTAAAAAATCTAGCACAACTACACATGCTAAGactaaatattatgaaagcAAAATTGATAGTAAGGCAAAAACTACTACTCATACTAATGGAAAGAAGAAGGATCTTACTGCTGATTTCAAGAACTTAATAAAACAAGACcaagaaaattattacatcAATCTgttaagtaatataaaagatcCTACTGATAAAGCAATTAGAATGATGCAGTTAGATGTTGTCCCAAAATATTTACCATgcagagaaaaagaaataaaagaagtcCATGAATTTCTGGAATCTGGTATAAAACAAGAAGGTAGTaatcaaatattatatataagtggTATGCCAGGTACTGGAAAAACAGCTACAGTATATAGTGTAATTCagttattacaaaataaaagcaaacaaaaatatttacctCCATTTAATGTATTCGAAATCAACGGAATGAATGTTGTACATCCAAATGCAGCATATCAAGTATTTTATAAACAACTATTTAATAAGAAACCACCGAATGCtttaaattcatttaaaattattgatAGATTATTTAACAGGAATCAGAAAGATAATCGAAATGtttctattttaattattgatGAAATAGATTACTTAATTACTAAAACACAAAAGGTACTTTTTACTCTTTTCGACTGGCCTACAAAAGTAAATAGTAAACTTGTGCTAATAGCTATTTCAAATACCATGGATTTACCTGAACGCTTAATACCGAGGTGCAGATCCCGTTTAGCTTTTGGTCGCTTAGTCTTTAGTCCATATAAAGGAGatgaaattgaaaaaattataaaagagaGATTGGAAAACTGTAAAGAAATAATCGATCATACAGCCATCCAATTATGTGCAAGAAAAGTAGCAAATGTTTCAGGGGATATTAGAAAAGCATTACAAATATGTAGAAAAGCTTTTGAAAATAAACGAGGTCAAAAAATTGTACCAAGAGATATTACAGAAGCAACCAACCAGTTATTCGATTCACCATTAACTCATgcaattaattatttacctTGGGCTTTTAAAACATTCCTTACttgtattattatagaaTTAAGAATGCTAAATGAGTTTATCATACCATATAAAAAGGTTGTTAACAGATACAAAGTAATGATCGAAACTAGTGGAAAATATATAGGCATGTGCAGTGATAACGAGTTATTTAAAATCATGCTAGACAAACTTGTAAAAATGGGCATCTTACTAATTAGACCATATATACctttagaaaatttaaacaaaaataaatctaaAGAATCACTACTAGGTTTTAATGAATCATCCAAAAAAACAGCTGAAAATAAATCTTCAAAAACGCAGGTTAACGCAGAAATTGATAAAGAATCGGGGGATATGGGATTAGAACTTAATGTCGAAACGCAGTTAATCATTACAGCACTTATGAAAGACTCCGAGTGTTCCAAGAAGTTAAATTTTTACTAA